One part of the Solanum dulcamara chromosome 8, daSolDulc1.2, whole genome shotgun sequence genome encodes these proteins:
- the LOC129901173 gene encoding nucleobase-ascorbate transporter 6-like, which translates to MAGGGGAAPAAKASEPVPHPPKDQLPNVSYCITSPPPWPEAILLGFQHYLVMLGTIVIIPTALVPQMGGGNEEKAQVIQTSLFVAGLNTLLQSIFGTRLPAVIGGSYTFVAPTISIILSGQWNDEDPVTRFKKIMRATQGALIVASTLQIVLGFSGLWRNVTRFLSPLSAVPLVSLVGFGLYEFGFPGVAKCVEIGLPELVLLVIFSQYLVHLIRPGKNIFDRFAVLFTVIIVWIYAHLLTVGGAYNGKPPKTQASCRTDRAGLIDGAQWISIPYPFQWGPPSFNAGEAFAMMMASFVALVESTGAFIAVARYASATPLPPSILSRGVGWQGVGILLSGLFGTGNGSSVSVENAGLLALTRVGSRRVVQISAAFMIFFSILGKFGAVFASIPAPIVGALYCLFFAYVGAGGLGFLQFCNLNSFRTKFILGFSVFLGLSIPQYFNEYTAVAGYGPVHTHARWFNDMANVPFQSKAFVAGIVAFFLDNTMHKKDGQTRKDRGKHWWDKFKSFKTDTRSEEFYSLPFNLNKYFPSV; encoded by the exons ATGGCAGGAGGTGGAGGAGCAGCTCCAGCAGCAAAGGCAAGTGAACCAGTGCCACATCCACCAAAAGATCAGCTTCCCAATGTTTCCTACTGCATTACGAGTCCTCCTCCATGGC CTGAAGCTATTCTTCTTGGATTTCAGCATTATCTTGTTATGCTTGGTACCATAGTAATCATTCCCACAGCTCTAGTTCCTCAAATGGGAGGTGGAAAT GAGGAAAAAGCCCAAGTTATTCAGACATCGCTATTTGTTGCTGGTCTGAACACCTTGTTGCAGTCTATCTTTGGGACCAGACTGCCTGCTGTGATTGGAGGGTCTTATACCTTTGTTGCACCTACAATCTCGATTATCCTTTCTGGACAATGGAATGACGAAGATCCTGTGACG AGATTCAAGAAGATAATGCGGGCCACCCAAGGTGCTCTTATTGTTGCTTCAACCCTTCAGATTGTCCTAGGCTTCAGTGGTCTCTGGCGCAATGTTACAAG GTTTCTGAGCCCACTTTCAGCTGTTCCTTTGGTTTCTCTCGTTGGCTTTGGTCTTTATGAGTTTGGTTTTCCTGGG GTTGCCAAATGTGTTGAAATTGGGTTGCCAGAGCTAGTCCTTTTAGTCATTTTCTCTCAG TATTTGGTCCACCTGATACGTCCAGGGAAGAATATATTTGATCGTTTTGCTGTTCTTTTCACGGTGATCATTGTATGGATTTATGCACACCTACTCACTGTGGGTGGGGCTTACAATGGAAAGCCACCAAAGACACAAGCAAGCTGCAGAACTGACCGTGCTGGACTCATTGATGGTGCTCAATG GATTAGTATTCCTTACCCTTTCCAATGGGGACCTCCTTCATTCAATGCTGGTGAAGCATTTGCTATGATGATGGCTAGTTTTGTTGCTCTCGTAGAG TCCACTGGTGCTTTTATTGCAGTTGCAAGATATGCAAGTGCCACTCCCTTACCACCATCCATACTTAGTCGTGGTGTTGGTTGGCAG GGAGTTGGAATTCTACTATCAGGATTGTTTGGCACTGGGAATGGATCTTCTGTATCTGT GGAGAATGCTGGTCTTTTAGCACTGACACGTGTTGGCAGTAGAAGAGTTGTTCAGATATCTGCTGCattcatgattttcttttcaattctCG GGAAATTTGGAGCTGTCTTTGCTTCAATCCCAGCACCTATTGTTGGTGCTTTGTATTGCCTTTTCTTTGCTTATGTAG GCGCTGGAGGCTTAGGCTTCCTTCAGTTCTGCAATCTTAATAGTTTCCGCACCAAGTTTATATTAGGTTTCTCCGTCTTTCTGGGCTTGTCCATACCACAGTACTTCAATGAGTATACTGCTGTTGCTGGTTATGGACCTGTTCACACACATGCAAGATGG TTCAACGACATGGCCAACGTGCCCTTTCAATCAAAAGCTTTTGTGGCGGGTATCGTGGCCTTTTTCCTAGACAACACGATGCACAAAAAGGATGGTCAGACAAGAAAGGACAGAGGCAAGCACTGGTGGGACAAATTCAAGTCCTTCAAGACTGACACAAGAAGTGAGGAATTCTACTCCCTCCCTTTCAATCTGAACAAGTATTTCCCATCTGTGTGA
- the LOC129901319 gene encoding uncharacterized protein LOC129901319 has translation MGNCQAIDNAALLLQHPNGKVEKLYSSVTAHQIMKINSGHYVSLLLTTTTTTTTNNNTPVRIRRIKLLKPTDSLVLGQIYRLVTAQEVMKGLCAKKYAKLKQLEYSCEKLTQKSTLYPIEDVRRSIQENSKQVKQEKHRNSTVGKCRGWHPSLQSISEAAC, from the exons ATGGGGAATTGCCAAGCCATTGATAATGCAGCTTTGCTATTACAACACCCAAATGGCAAAGTAGAGAAACTTTATTCATCTGTCACTGCTCACCAAATCATGAAAATCAATTCTGGTCATTAcgtttctcttcttctcaccaccaccaccaccactacaACCAATAATAATACCCCAGTACGTATTAGGCGAATAAAGCTTCTCAAGCCTACAGATTCACTTGTTCTTGGTCAGATATACAGACTAGTTACTGCTCAAG AGGTAATGAAAGGATTGTGCGCAAAGAAGTATGCGAAGCTGAAACAGTTAGAATATTCATGTGAAAAATTGACACAGAAATCAACTTTATATCCTATAGAAGATGTTAGAAGATCTATTCAGGAGAATTCTAAACAG gttAAACAGGAAAAGCATAGAAACTCAACAGTTGGAAAATGCAGAGGATGGCATCCTTCATTACAGAGTATATCAGAGGCTGCCTGCTGA
- the LOC129900148 gene encoding anaphase-promoting complex subunit 11: KGRFRAPLISASTFRWHTVASWTWDAQDETCGICRMAFDGCCPDCKLPGDDCPLIWGACNHAFHLHCILKWVNSQSAQAHCPMCRREWQFKE, translated from the exons AAAGGCCGATTTCGAGCTCCATTGATATCAGCCTCGACATTTAG ATGGCACACTGTTGCTTCATGGACATGGGACGCTCAAGATGAAACTTGTGGTATATGCAGGATGGCTTTTGATGGTTGTTGTCCTGATTGCAAACTCCCTGGTGATGATTGTCCACTAA TTTGGGGTGCTTGCAACCATGCATTTCATCTTCATTGTATCTTGAAGTGGGTGAATTCTCAATCTGCTCAAGCACATTGTCCTATGTGTCGTCGTGAATGGCAGTTTAAAGAATGA